The proteins below come from a single Ictalurus furcatus strain D&B chromosome 15, Billie_1.0, whole genome shotgun sequence genomic window:
- the arhgef19 gene encoding rho guanine nucleotide exchange factor 19 isoform X1, with amino-acid sequence MLPGYGFSPLPDFQPHLHTFCCRGESSAMWIPGSPESQALNNSQENRPLLCQHIAVCQQETLAFIDLQQPKTNGFCSSSSLGRRSSSPCSSGLPHNGPSSNCCQNGEKHANTAHVKLGQDGHDVEEVQDNIRAPCVDSLKTDSEKLLPQCSPKDLFLPLLPTFVSRNRDSVDSQQPSSPCSSASSDLQNHDKFRLQRRASQGSSKEKSIRRKMKVYSPDSVSDDSLNSPVLECDYLFPGSFESFIEGELGLVGSTVPTSQSSSALLDLDEELTLPSTSTPPPLALDHPTEDAALGEKASERGIGEEELGDSGHLQDSAFLGGPSLPHVHSHPMPLPRSRSSDHERRRFSASELISRLQLSQRKNSFSLRLGKSLSARVTSRDRHQSVNSGPDYKPNIRQRLSAGSSDSTPHSPMGSAPPLPSADSTLPQHRRSSKLSMTKDSIDEDADTPLRSPKRLSRFLPSLILYQEYSDVAINREIQRQQGAEPGMEDDRTGDSASPSNLSPSSSFRSSRGSAFSLWQDIPDVRSSGQLDNFSNEERKLQEAKFELVTSEASYIRSLTIAVDHFMMSSELNECLGAQEKQWLFSKLPDVKDVSEKFLQDLEQRLEADILRFDVCDIVLDHCPALRRVYLPYVTNQAYQEQTYQRLLQENPRFPGILARLEEDPICQRLPLTSFLILPFQRITRLKMLVENILKRTMPGSRDEDTATKAFNELKKIIKECNSSVQSMKRMEELIHLNKRIHFEGKIFPLISQSRWLVKHGELLEVDTQTMSISGSKFKLPTRPVYLHLFNDCLLLSRRKDTWKFMVFVHAKIGELKVKDLSQKLQGISGFIFLLQLCEGQQLKYQILLKSQTESGKQRWITAMIPPDPTTVHTSENEDLSQVQCIKSYQAQEHDELTLEKADILQAKTITSDGWVEGIRLSDGERGWFPKTYVEEITSRSARLRNLRENIRIKCVTQKLEGEPP; translated from the exons ATGCTCCCTGGCTATGGATTCTCTCCTCTCCCTGACTTCCAGCCTCACCTCCACACGTTCTGTTGCCGAGGGGAGAGCTCTGCCATGTGGATCCCTGGTTCACCTGAGTCACAGGCTCTGAACAACTCTCAGGAGAACAGGCCTCTCCTGTGCCAGCACATTGCTGTGTGTCAGCAGGAGACACTAGCCTTCATTGACCTTCAGCAGCCTAAAACAAATGGTTTTTGTTCCTCATCATCGTTGGGAAGACGCAGTTCCTCGCCATGCTCCTCTGGCTTGCCTCATAATGGGCCTTCCTCGAACTGCTGCCAAAATGGAGAGAAACATGCAAACACAGCCCATGTGAAACTTGGCCAGGATGGACATGATGTGGAAGAAGTTCAGGATAATATCAGAGCACCCTGTGTGGACTCACTTAAGACAGACTCTGAAAAACTCTTACCACAGTGTAGTCCCAAAGATCTATTCCTTCCCCTGTTGCCAACGTTTGTGTCCAGGAACAGGGACTCTGTGGACTCTCAGCAGCCCAGCTCTCCCTGCTCTTCAGCAAGCTCAGATCTACAGAACCATGATAAGTTTCGTCTACAGAGACGAGCATCACAGGGATCTTCAAAGGAGAAGTCTATAC GGCGCAAGATGAAGGTGTACTCACCTGACAGTGTAAGTGATGACTCTCTAAACAGTCCAGTACTCGAATGTGACTACCTGTTCCCTGGATCCTTTGAATCCTTCATAGAGGGAGAGTTGGGATTAGTGGGCTCCACTGtgccaacatcccagagctccagcgctttgttAGATTTAGATGAAGAACTCACCCTTCCTTCCACCTCTACCCCACCACCACTGGCTTTGGATCACCCAACTGAGGATGCAGCACTGGGGGAAAAGGCAAGTGAGAGAGGGATAGGAGAAGAGGAATTGGGGGATAGTGGGCATCTACAAGATTCAGCCTTCTTAGGTGGGCCCTCCCTGCCTCATGTGCACTCCCACCCCATGCCCCTGCCCCGATCCCGTTCCTCAGACCATGAGCGGCGACGATTCTCAGCCTCTGAGCTCATATCACGTCTGCAGCTTTCACAGAGGAAAAACTCTTTTTCCCTAAGGCTGGGAAAGTCGCTGTCTGCCCGTGTGACCTCCAGGGATCGTCACCAATCTGTAAACTCTGGTCCAGACT ACAAACCCAACATCAGGCAGCGCCTTTCAGCGGGCTCAAGTGACAGCACACCACACAGCCCGATGGGATCTGCACCACCACTGCCCTCTGCTGACAGCACTCTGCCACAGCACAGGAGAAGCTCCAAGCTCAG TATGACAAAAGATTCAATTGATGAGGATGCAGACACCCCACTTCGAAGTCCCAAACGCCTGTCACGCTTTCTGCCTAGTT TGATCCTGTATCAGGAGTACAGCGATGTGGCAATTAATCGTGAGATCCAGAGGCAACAGGGAGCCGAGCCTGGAATGGAAGATGACCGGACTGGGGACAGTGCATCCCCCAGCAATCTGTCTCCCTCCAGCTCCTTTCGTTCATCACGGGGCTCTGCCTTTTCCCTCTGGCAGGACATTCCTGATGTGCGCAGCAGTGGACAGCTGGACAATTTCAGCAATGAGGAGCGTAAACTGCAAGAG GCTAAGTTTGAGCTGGTGACAAGTGAAGCTTCTTACATACGCAGCTTGACCATAGCGGTTGACCACTTCATGATGTCTTCAGAGCTGAACGAGTGCTTGGGGGCTCAAGAGAAACAGTGGCTTTTCTCCAAATTGCCTGATGTCAAGGACGTCAGTGAGAA ATTTCTACAGGATCTTGAGCAGCGTTTAGAGGCAGACATCTTGCGCTTTGATGTGTGTGATATTGTTCTGGACCACTGCCCGGCGCTACGGAGGGTCTACCTTCCTTATGTTACTAACCAGGCCTACCAGGAGCAGACGTACCAACGGCTTCT acAAGAAAATCCTCGCTTCCCTGGAATCCTTGCCCGTCTGGAGGAGGACCCGATATGCCAGCGCCTCCCTCTTACATCATTCCTCATTCTGCCCTTTCAAAGGATAACACGGCTCAAAATGCTGGTGGAG AACATTCTAAAGAGAACAATGCCTGGTTCGCGAGATGAGGACACGGCCACCAAGGCGTTTAATGAACTGAAAAAG ATTATAAAAGAATGTAACTCCAGTGTGCAATCTATGAAGAGGATGGAGGAACTAATTCATCTCAACAAGAGAATACACTTTGAGGGAAAG atTTTCCCTCTCATCTCTCAGTCTCGCTGGTTAGTAAAACATGGTGAGCTGCTGGAGGTGGACACACAAACCATGAGCATATCCGGGTCAAAGTTTAAACTGCCTACACGTCCTGTGTATCTGCACCTGTTTAATGACTGCCTCTTACTGTCCCGGAGaaaaga CACATGGAAATTCATGGTGTTTGTGCATGCTAAGATTGGCGAGCTAAAGGTGAAGGACTTGAGTCAGAAGCTTCAGGGCATCTCAGGCTTCATCTTCCTTCTGCAGCTGTGTGAAGGACAGCAGCTCAAATATCAGATCCTGCTCAAGTCACAAACAGA GAGTGGCAAACAGCGATGGATCACAGCCATGATTCCTCCTGATCCAACCACTGTGCACACTAGTGAAAATGAGG ATCTATCTCAGGTTCAGTGCATTAAGAGCTACCAGGCCCAGGAACATGATGAACTTACACTGGAGAAGGCAGATATCCTTCAAGCTAAAACCATTACAAGTGATG GATGGGTGGAGGGGATCCGGTTGTCTGATGGAGAAAGGGGCTGGTTCCCCAAAACATACGTGGAGGAAATTACGAGTCGCAGCGCTCGTTTGCGAAACCTTCGGGAGAATATTCGCATCAAGTGCGTCACACAGAAACTAGAGGGCGAGCCTCCGTGA
- the arhgef19 gene encoding rho guanine nucleotide exchange factor 19 isoform X2, which yields MKVYSPDSVSDDSLNSPVLECDYLFPGSFESFIEGELGLVGSTVPTSQSSSALLDLDEELTLPSTSTPPPLALDHPTEDAALGEKASERGIGEEELGDSGHLQDSAFLGGPSLPHVHSHPMPLPRSRSSDHERRRFSASELISRLQLSQRKNSFSLRLGKSLSARVTSRDRHQSVNSGPDYKPNIRQRLSAGSSDSTPHSPMGSAPPLPSADSTLPQHRRSSKLSMTKDSIDEDADTPLRSPKRLSRFLPSLILYQEYSDVAINREIQRQQGAEPGMEDDRTGDSASPSNLSPSSSFRSSRGSAFSLWQDIPDVRSSGQLDNFSNEERKLQEAKFELVTSEASYIRSLTIAVDHFMMSSELNECLGAQEKQWLFSKLPDVKDVSEKFLQDLEQRLEADILRFDVCDIVLDHCPALRRVYLPYVTNQAYQEQTYQRLLQENPRFPGILARLEEDPICQRLPLTSFLILPFQRITRLKMLVENILKRTMPGSRDEDTATKAFNELKKIIKECNSSVQSMKRMEELIHLNKRIHFEGKIFPLISQSRWLVKHGELLEVDTQTMSISGSKFKLPTRPVYLHLFNDCLLLSRRKDTWKFMVFVHAKIGELKVKDLSQKLQGISGFIFLLQLCEGQQLKYQILLKSQTESGKQRWITAMIPPDPTTVHTSENEAPCYIRADLSQVQCIKSYQAQEHDELTLEKADILQAKTITSDGWVEGIRLSDGERGWFPKTYVEEITSRSARLRNLRENIRIKCVTQKLEGEPP from the exons ATGAAGGTGTACTCACCTGACAGTGTAAGTGATGACTCTCTAAACAGTCCAGTACTCGAATGTGACTACCTGTTCCCTGGATCCTTTGAATCCTTCATAGAGGGAGAGTTGGGATTAGTGGGCTCCACTGtgccaacatcccagagctccagcgctttgttAGATTTAGATGAAGAACTCACCCTTCCTTCCACCTCTACCCCACCACCACTGGCTTTGGATCACCCAACTGAGGATGCAGCACTGGGGGAAAAGGCAAGTGAGAGAGGGATAGGAGAAGAGGAATTGGGGGATAGTGGGCATCTACAAGATTCAGCCTTCTTAGGTGGGCCCTCCCTGCCTCATGTGCACTCCCACCCCATGCCCCTGCCCCGATCCCGTTCCTCAGACCATGAGCGGCGACGATTCTCAGCCTCTGAGCTCATATCACGTCTGCAGCTTTCACAGAGGAAAAACTCTTTTTCCCTAAGGCTGGGAAAGTCGCTGTCTGCCCGTGTGACCTCCAGGGATCGTCACCAATCTGTAAACTCTGGTCCAGACT ACAAACCCAACATCAGGCAGCGCCTTTCAGCGGGCTCAAGTGACAGCACACCACACAGCCCGATGGGATCTGCACCACCACTGCCCTCTGCTGACAGCACTCTGCCACAGCACAGGAGAAGCTCCAAGCTCAG TATGACAAAAGATTCAATTGATGAGGATGCAGACACCCCACTTCGAAGTCCCAAACGCCTGTCACGCTTTCTGCCTAGTT TGATCCTGTATCAGGAGTACAGCGATGTGGCAATTAATCGTGAGATCCAGAGGCAACAGGGAGCCGAGCCTGGAATGGAAGATGACCGGACTGGGGACAGTGCATCCCCCAGCAATCTGTCTCCCTCCAGCTCCTTTCGTTCATCACGGGGCTCTGCCTTTTCCCTCTGGCAGGACATTCCTGATGTGCGCAGCAGTGGACAGCTGGACAATTTCAGCAATGAGGAGCGTAAACTGCAAGAG GCTAAGTTTGAGCTGGTGACAAGTGAAGCTTCTTACATACGCAGCTTGACCATAGCGGTTGACCACTTCATGATGTCTTCAGAGCTGAACGAGTGCTTGGGGGCTCAAGAGAAACAGTGGCTTTTCTCCAAATTGCCTGATGTCAAGGACGTCAGTGAGAA ATTTCTACAGGATCTTGAGCAGCGTTTAGAGGCAGACATCTTGCGCTTTGATGTGTGTGATATTGTTCTGGACCACTGCCCGGCGCTACGGAGGGTCTACCTTCCTTATGTTACTAACCAGGCCTACCAGGAGCAGACGTACCAACGGCTTCT acAAGAAAATCCTCGCTTCCCTGGAATCCTTGCCCGTCTGGAGGAGGACCCGATATGCCAGCGCCTCCCTCTTACATCATTCCTCATTCTGCCCTTTCAAAGGATAACACGGCTCAAAATGCTGGTGGAG AACATTCTAAAGAGAACAATGCCTGGTTCGCGAGATGAGGACACGGCCACCAAGGCGTTTAATGAACTGAAAAAG ATTATAAAAGAATGTAACTCCAGTGTGCAATCTATGAAGAGGATGGAGGAACTAATTCATCTCAACAAGAGAATACACTTTGAGGGAAAG atTTTCCCTCTCATCTCTCAGTCTCGCTGGTTAGTAAAACATGGTGAGCTGCTGGAGGTGGACACACAAACCATGAGCATATCCGGGTCAAAGTTTAAACTGCCTACACGTCCTGTGTATCTGCACCTGTTTAATGACTGCCTCTTACTGTCCCGGAGaaaaga CACATGGAAATTCATGGTGTTTGTGCATGCTAAGATTGGCGAGCTAAAGGTGAAGGACTTGAGTCAGAAGCTTCAGGGCATCTCAGGCTTCATCTTCCTTCTGCAGCTGTGTGAAGGACAGCAGCTCAAATATCAGATCCTGCTCAAGTCACAAACAGA GAGTGGCAAACAGCGATGGATCACAGCCATGATTCCTCCTGATCCAACCACTGTGCACACTAGTGAAAATGAGG CTCCGTGTTATATTCGTGCAGATCTATCTCAGGTTCAGTGCATTAAGAGCTACCAGGCCCAGGAACATGATGAACTTACACTGGAGAAGGCAGATATCCTTCAAGCTAAAACCATTACAAGTGATG GATGGGTGGAGGGGATCCGGTTGTCTGATGGAGAAAGGGGCTGGTTCCCCAAAACATACGTGGAGGAAATTACGAGTCGCAGCGCTCGTTTGCGAAACCTTCGGGAGAATATTCGCATCAAGTGCGTCACACAGAAACTAGAGGGCGAGCCTCCGTGA